The Meles meles chromosome 6, mMelMel3.1 paternal haplotype, whole genome shotgun sequence DNA segment GTCCTCCCACACTTACCCCTACCAGAGAGGCCCACCCAAGTTGTCCTGAGCATGGGGTCTAGGAGGACTACCTTTGAAGACTGAAGGACAATTGGGTAAGGAAGGGGCAAACTTGGGACATTTTCTCTGTGGGGAGAGCAGAGAGTGCTCAGAAGATGGGTCCAGCTCAACAAACACTTAACCCTTattgtgtgccagacactggacAAGGTGCTGGTGGTCTGAGGGTGAACTGAATCTCCAGTCTGAGGGAAGGCGGACAAGTAGCTGGGCAGTGATGAGACTGACGGCCAGGTGCCATGATGGAGAAGCAATTCAAGGTGCTGGGGAAACCTGGATAAGGGGCGTCTCACCCAGTGGTGGTGGCCAGCAAGGCCTTCGCAGCCTGCCTGGAGAAGTgcatggagagaaggaaaggggctCAGTGGTAAGGCTGGGGTGGGCCCACAGGAGCTCCCAGTCCGAGGGgtggagaaggcagagaaggcCAACCAAGCAGCTTCCTGCTGGTGCCTTTGGCTAGCTGGTGGCTCCAGCTCGTCCAGCCCATAAATTGGAAAGGCCCCCAGTCCCAGCTGCCCACTGCTGCTGTCCCTGGCAGCCAGGAAAGGAGAGATTCTAGTCCTCGGATACTCTACTTCTCACCCACCTCTGGCCATCCCCAGGTCTGGGGCTCAGGGACAGGGTCCGAGGGATCGTGCTTACCCAGCGTTACCTGAGACACTGCTCCAGAGGCAGATGCTGGATTGTCAtcacagaaataggaaaaggTCACAGTTGGGAAATAGTTCAGAGGGTCAAGACCATGAGGAGGCTAGACCAAAACGGGAAAATGAGTCAGGAAGCTGAAAGACAAGAAATTGGGATGAGTTGAGGCAGGTGTTTTAGGCTAAAACCATGACTAATGCAGGGTGTGGGAAGCCAGGTGTTTTGGGGCAGCCTTGGGGGAAAGGGGCTGGCCTGGCTGCCCAGCATCTGGGACTAGACCCCACAGCTGCTCAGGGTGACTATTGTCATGGCCCAAACAGTGTTTCCATGGCCTACACCCTTGTGTTGACCTATATTTGCCCAACTCCCTGTGACAGGGTCAGCTCAGGCCTGGGATGAGggcttctccctcccacacctCAACCTCTCAGAGTCTGTCAGGAACCCACTCAGCTCCAGCAAGGGGAAGTCTCAGAAAAGTTTCCAGACATGGACCTACCTTCAAGGTATTTGCAATCTGGTTGGCAGAGAGAGCTCATGCTTACTGGAAAGAGCTTGGAGAAAGACCTAGGCTGACCTTCACCTTGTGGCTTCTTTAGTAGCTAAGTGACtatgggcaaattacttaaactcCCTGCCCCTCCATCTTCTCATCTTCAAAATGGGCACAACTAAAACCATCTCCCAAGGTTGTGGTGGAATTCAGCTACATTGAAGTGACTCAGGCGCCAGGCACACGGCTTGGCCCATAGTAAGTGCTCACTAAACGTCATTTTTCTCCCTGTAACACCCACCAATGACTGTGACGGTAAACAGTTCGATGTGGAATATCCAGCATTGACTTTGCTAGTGGATCTACTCAGAAGCCCCTGATGACAGCTGTGACCTGATCGCCTGGATGGTGATGGTGAGACTGtgtggggtgagaggcagaggacCGTACACACGTACGCAAATCCCTCCATCGTTTTGCTCCCTGCAATTAGCAGAAGCAtacaattctttatttttctatctgtcTCATGCCCATGATGGCAAGGACCCTGCTCTGTAACTGGGGTGTTTTTGTATGTCTAATAAGAATCAAAAGTTGAATCAGAAGTCAGGCTATCAATGAGAGGAGTGTTAGTAGTCCCACTCTGGATGGCTCTGACAAGTCGAGGAAGTTACTTTTGGTTATACAGCCAGTAAGGACTGGGCTCAGGAGAGCAGAGGACAGGATGTGAGCAAGGGTAGACTTCTATCAACCCCATGGAAATGCTGGGTCTCATTGCTTGCGGTCCCTCGCCTACCCTAGCTAATTCATCTCATGATCTAAGAAACCAGGTTTAGAAGCATATggtcccaggggcacctgggtggcttagtgggttaagcctctgccttcggctcaggtcatgatctcagggtcctggaatcgagccccacatcaggctcagcagggagcctgcttccccgacccccacctctctctgcctgcctctctgcctactcgtgatctttctctctctctctctctctgtgtcaaataaataaataaataaatctttaaaaaaaaaaaagaaaaaagaagcatatGGTCCCAGGTGACAGAACAAGCCCATTCGTGGGAACCGCAGACATCGGCCGGGTATGGAGCTCACTCACGagtgcagaaagagaggagacGCCTCAGCCATCTGTTGCAGTCCCCCGCGGACGGACGGAAACTTTGAGGGAACCTCTGCATCGCAATCCCAGCCTCTGGGGCGGTGCCTGAGGCACAGTAGGGCTGAAACAGTTTGTGACGGATGAAAGCATGAGTGAATACAAACACACACGCAAAAACAGCATATGCACGCCTCGACACACACAGTCACGGGCAAACATGCCCAGTGCGGAAGTGCTCAAAACCTTCAGTTACAGACCGGCAGATACAACAAGATATTTCAATACACACACTCAGGCACAACACACACCTGTGCCCACATACACAGATCCAAATCCAAAAGAAAGACACACCTAAACGCATGTCCTACACATACACAGATGTTACGGGCAAACATACACGATCCAGATGCGCACAAACACATCCACTCACCCCCATCCACATCCACAGCGATGCCTAGACCACCCTCCACCATGACCCTGGGCCCAGGGAGGAGTTCTGTCTGCTCCACGAGCCCTAGCATGTTGGAGCTTGTCAGAAGGTTCTTTGCAGCCCCCGCTTAGCTGGCGGAAGACTGGCCCCTGGCTCTCGGACCTCCGGGCTtggccaggcagggaggcagcgTCTCTGGCAGGCCCGCGTGGGTGGGCAGGCAGGTCACTGGGGTGAGAGCTGGGGCTGGCCTGGCCTCTTTGGTCCCGGCTGGAATGTGAGAGGTAGGGGCTGCCTCTGAGCTCCTTGCCTCCCCTCCGCCCCCATCTCCCACAGCACCTACCGGCCCCAGGCCCAGGCCAATCCCTGACTCCTGCAGGGTTCTTGCAGCCAGGGGACTGTGCGTGCAGGGCAGCGGGGCTGACGTGTGCTCAAGGACCGTGGGAGGGCACACAGGAACGCCCAGAGATGCACGGTCTTACAGGGAAGCCAGTCCGAATGCTCACCCACACGGAAAAACACACACGCAAAGACAGAGACAGGCATACAAATTCACAATCCCACTCAAATGCACATTCAGGCACACTCGCAAACAGACCTAGAGATACAGCagacgcatgtgcacacacacataatcacacacacatacagagataCGTGGCCAGATCCACACACAAGCCTCGCTTGAACATACAGCAGACACACACAGACGTCTGCCGCACAGAGACTCCTGGCACACGTGGACCTCCACAGTCACACACAAATGCCCATACACATGGGACATACACAGACCCCTGCCCAGTTAGAccatttcctccttctcctgggATAGGGAGGAAATGCTGCACTAGGCCACTCTCCAAACCACACGTGGCAGCCTGAGAAAACTGCTTCCCACAGGGGGAAATAGTGCTAGATCCTCAGCCAGGTGCCCACTATGGGGTGCCCTGCTGTCTGAGTGCTTGGCCAGAAGCATGGTGCCCCGGGGTGGACAGACAGCTCTGGCGTCCCACGCTTGTGTGTTGTCTCTGTCAGTTCCTGAAAAACACAAAGACACACGCACACATTTCTCAAGAGTGCATATGTATGTTCAACATATACGGGCAGGGGCACTCTGGgaaccttggtttcttcatctataaaatgggtttaCTAATCCTTTCACCCCTGAGCCCTGTGGGGATGGCACAGGTGGCACCCTACAGGGCCAGACCAAACGGCTGCCTTCCTAGGGATCCGGAGCTGCGGTTTCTTCCAGACCGGTAAAGTCTGGAGCCTCGTGGCGAACACTGGGCTCCACCACCTGGCTGCCCGCACCCACGCCGGCCTAGAGGAGCGGGAGCGCCCTCGCCCTAGGTCACGGGCGCCCCGCGGGGCACCAGGCTCCGAGCGGCCCCGGGGGCAGCTGCGGGCTGGGGTGGCGGCGGCAGCGGGGCGAGAGCTGCCgcggctggggggaggggggcgtccCTTCCCGCTGCAGGCCGAGCGCGCTCGGgtccgcgccgccgccgccgccaccccaGCCCCGCGAGGCGCTCGGCCGCTCCCAGGCCTCGTCGACGGTGGGCGGGGCGGGTCTCCGGCCCCGCCCCACTCACGGCCCTTGAAACCCGGTCGCCAACGGGCTGCAGTCCCAGAAGGGAGCCGCAGTGTGCGAGGAGACTGCGTCTCCACTGGCCAGCCAAGAGAGGCCCTGGGGTCGCGCTGGGCGCCCGACGGGCCCTCCCCAGGGACCCGCCTGCCCCAcaccgccccgccccgccgggcGCTCCGCATCAGGTGCCCCGGCCCCAGCCCTACCTGCGGgctccaggctcctggggctTCCAGAGGATGCTCGGGCCACCTGCGGGGACCTCGGGGCAGCAGTGAGATCCTCTCCTCCTGTGCCGGGGGGCTCCCCCAGGGGGCCGAGCATGGTGGTTTTCCCTTGGAACCTCCTGGCTTGGGACGTCTGAGAAGATGCCTGCCATGAGGCTGTTCACTTGCTTCCTGCAGCTCCTGGCTGGGCTGGCACTGCCCGCTGTGCCCCCCCAGGTAAGACCTATCCCAACCCCAGCCTGCCCCCCCCAATcttcccagcccccagcagccctccGGGCAGGGTTTCTGAAATCACAGACCCACTCGGGGGAGTGGCACCTCCGTGGGTGTCCACACTCTTCCCAGGAGCCAGGCTGGACCACGTCTTCTGGGAGGAGACCTTAGTCAGGCTGGGCTGTCCCAGACTCCAGCTCCAGGGTCTGTCTTGGCGGGGGCAGGGAAgccacagggaaggagggaggtttCCTCTCCGGCCCCTGGAGCCCTGGTGGCTTTGCTAAAAGCATCTTTCCACTAATCCCAGGCGGGTCCCTGGCCTTGTGGTCAGGGTCGAGGCCCCATGACCAGGCAGGCGCCCCCAGGACCTCTGACCTGGCCTGGTGGAGGGGAAGCCAACTGAAGAGGCATTGGTGGGGAGGCcgggccctgcccccaccagggCTCTGAGTgaacccagggctcctgggtgggctGGGGGTGAGACACGAGGTCCTGCTGTGCCCTCTTTCCTGGGTGGGCAGTCGGAGTTCCTGCGTGCAGGGCCTGGGGAAGTGATCAGGGCCCTTTTCCCAGGAGCCGGGTGAGTCTGGCTGAAAGCCAGCTTGGGCAGTGAAATCTTGACAAAGCCAATGAGATCTCTTCCCACTGCACTGTCCTGCTGCCCCAGGAGTCTCCAGCTCCAACGGAGGAGCCGGTGGGCTGGGCAGTCCTCCGGGGCGGAAGAGCCTCCCTGCCTTCCACTGCCTGTCTGCTGCGGGGCGGCCAGAGGTGTAACCTTACCAACAGCACCAGCTCGTGGCGCCACCGGCTCCAGCCCCTCAGCTCCCACCAGCTGATCACCTCCCCCTGGCTCTGGCGCCCAGCCAAGGCTGCTGCATAGGGCCCAGCAGggctggcctggggctggggagaagggagacCCCGAAGGATTGCAAGATCTTTGAGACTCAGAAGGCAAAGGGTCTCCCAAATCCTCTAGCCTCCCACCCTTTCCAACTGAGGAATCGGAGGCCAAAGAGAGGGGTGGGTTCCATCCAGGGCCCAGTGAAGGTTTAGTTGCATTCGGAAAGGGGCAGCTCTGAGACAGGGCAGAGTGTGTGCAGCAGGTGGCAAGGAGGTCAGAGGGGCCCCTACGCTCTTGCCAACTCGGCCACGGAGTGTAGAGGCCCGAGGTGGACCCCCTCATCTTTGACCCTTTCTGTCCACAGCAGTGGGCCTTGTCTGCTGGGAATGGCTCATCGGAGGTGGAAGGTAAGCACACTGGGCTGGGCATGCACGTCTCACTGAACCCGCTCCGCCCCGTCCTCTGCAGGGGATAAGAAGGGGTTGGCATCAAGGATGGGCACAGGCTGATAGGAAGCTCGGGAGAGTCTGCGAGCCGGCTGGCATCCTGGCTGACAAAGTTGGCAGGACCTGAGAGATCCTTCTTTTGGGACTGCGAGGCCTAGCGAGGTGTACTCCTGGGCCGGGATCACCCCTCACACAGAGAGTGAGCCCCGTATACCTGGGGTTCGTCCGGTTGGCCCGGAGCCCCTTCCCAATATGATGTAAGGAGGAAGGCGGGGTCTCAGAGGGCAGTGCAGGCAGGAAGAGCCAGGGGCCCCACTAGGTGTCCAGGAGCTGGTTGTGGCGGCCAGCAATCAAGAGGACTAGGGAGGCATGAGGAGACCTTCCTAGAGGCCCAGCCCTGGCAGGGCTGCGGGGATCTGACCAGACCTTTCCATTGATTACAAACAGACAGAACATGAGCTGTGCCCTCCCAggcccctccactccccaccccggGTTGCATCAAGAGGGAATCTTCAAAGGGTGTGTCGTTTGCCAAAGAGACATACGTGCAAAAGACAGGAGTCGCATGCCAGGCCCCCTGCCtcgctcctccctccctgcctctctgggaCGTGCAGCAAAGCCACACACCATTACCGAGGCTTCCTATCGTGCTGTGGGAGAGCGAGCGTGTAGGGGCGTGCGCACGCACACTCGTGATAGCCTCTGAGGGCGGGCACACCCGCCCTCTGCTGCACAGCCTGCCTGGTGGCCATTCTCTCGTGGGCCAGGCTGTGCTTCTGGGCCCCTCAGGCACTGAGAAGGTAGGGGAGGTAGCAGCCCTGAACTTCACggacactctctccctctccctgctgtgccCCCTGGGACTGGCACAGGGTCGTGCTCTCGGGATTTGGGGAGGGGCCCACAGCCTTCTCCACCCCGTGGCCTCTTTGATGCTTTTTAGCGTATTTCAGGCAACAGTTACGGAAGAagtctgagcctccgtttcctcatctgtaaaatgggaacattaGATTACATGATATCCAAGGTTCTTTTTCTAAGACTGTGGGCTTCTCTGACTCCGTGGAGGAGACACAGGAGTACATATCTCCAGGGACAGGGGCGAGGAGGCTCAGACGTGTCAGTTCATTAGGGCCACTCCCCTGTCATCCCCATCAGTCAGGGAGGCTGTACTGTGGTCGGCGGCAATACCGTGAGTTTTGGAGCCCAGTCGCCACAATCTGAAAATACCATCCCCTCTTGCTAACGCCAGACAAGAGACAGCATGCTCTGTACTTTGCAGGCGTGGACACTGATTTTCACTCTTACTCTTCGTGGTATTAGGATTGGGCATTTCCTGTGATTCTGTCCATCCGCAGGCTGTGAACTGGGAAGGTGTTCACAGTCtccacattttgaggaacctgaggctcagagaagccctTGGGGTCTCCTAAAGCCTCAGACGCGACTCAGTGTATGTGGTGAAGTCAGTGTGTATAGCCCCAGGCCCCCTGGAGCTGGCAAGAGGTTTCGGTGAGCCCGTCTGAGGCCCTGCAGCAGCTCCGTGGACTGTCCAGCCCTGGGCAGGTGCCTGAAGGAGCCACAGCCTCCAGTTCCTCTTATCCCTCTGCCTCCGGAGCAGGTCTGGGGCCAGAGGAAATGCTCTCAGGAGCCACTGAGCAGGGTTCTCTCCTGAGGGGCTCAGCCCCCATCTGGGGGCAGTCCCCGTGctccaggagccagcccctcacAGGGCCCCCCTCTGACTCTCCCACTGTCTCCCAGATAGTGGCCTCCAAGCGTGAATGGTCCTCTTTCCTGGTGGCTGCCAGGTAAACCGGGCCCAGCCCGCCTCCTTCTTAGCCCTCGcgccctcctccttcccacacaCTCTAGCCATGTGGCCCAGAAGGGGGCAGATTTGGGGGCTCTGGGGCatggtgggggtgtggggtgagggaaggagagCCCTTCTGCCGCCAAACCCAGGCAGCTCTACTTAACCCGGCTGTGAGCCTGTCCGCCCAGCCGGGTGGGGTCCATGTGGAGAATGGGAGGGGGTTGAGTCGCACCTTCTCTgctcctgtcccccccccccccgatggcTGGTCCCAGACCAGAGCAGGAGCCTGGGCGCTTCAGCAGCTGGCTGTTCCTCTGCTGTTATTGACATTGTCCGCGGCGGAGGTAAACACTCAAGAGTTATGGAGCGTTTATGGGTTTCAGACTAAACAGGTGCTCATGGATTTCCACGAGGGTGGCGGTCCTCTGGCCTCGCACCGCACAGGCCAGCTTCCCTGGGACACGATGGCTGCTTACAGGGAGAGGGGCTTGTTTCCCCCTTGGATCCTGGTAAAGTATCCCTGTGGCCTAGAGAGGTGGGATCAGGGGAGGCATCTGGtcccctgcctgtccccaggCCAATCCCCTAGGACCCCCTAAGCAGACAGGGCAGAGTAGAGCTGCAGACACCCAGATAAGCATGGCTTATTGCCTCTGTGGCCGCCTTGGCCAGGTCCACAGGGACACACGGCCTCTTGGGTATTTTCCGCCAGCTTGCGGCCCTTTCCAGAAGACCTCTGCTAGGgctgaagtttatttttcttctgagattACCCTGAGACCAGGCCTTGCAGGCTCAGTGGAATGGACTTTGGCCCCTTCTGCCTCCAAGGAAAGGCCACAGGGAAGAAGTGAGGGGCTGTCGGGAGAGGCCACAGCTCTAGGGCAGGGGCTGCGGGGTCCCCAGGGGTTCCAGCTGTCCTAGCCTCCTCCCTCAGCTATGGATAACCGTCAGGTATAGGGCAGGATGACCCAGAGTGGGAGAGGTCTCTCTGCCCACAGTCTCAAGGCTGGGCTGGATTGCACGCACTGAATCCCAGACCGTCTGCCAGAGCCAAGGGAGACCTTAGCAACCATCTAGCCCCAAGCTTTTTGTTTTCCCCCGGGGGAGGAAACTGATACacccagaaaggttaagtgacctccccaaggtcacacagtctgGACAGGGCCAGGACTAGAAGCCAGGTCTCCGAGCCCTAGCTGCTCACTTCCTCTGAGCCTCTTTTAGGAACCAGGCCCCAGGCCTTTCCCCGAAGGAGCAGCATCTTTTGAGAGATTCTAGATCAGTCACACAGGATCCTTATCATGACCACACCAGGACCCGGAAGGGGTCGGGGATGACCCTGATAATTCTCAGTGAACCATCGTCTGACCAATCAGTCATTGCTCAGCCTGTGTTTCCCAGGTGCTTGGGCTCCTGTCCTCACAGAGCCTCGACTTGGTTGTGAAGGAGATAATAAGATCTACTAGTGGCCGAGACAGGGCAAAGCCTCGCGGCCAAATTCTGCTCCAAGGAGGAGCATCTGGTCAGActggagaagctggagaaggcTTCAGAGAGGAGGTTGGGTGGTGGGCTTTATTTGATTAGAAACACGAAGGGCACGTGGAGCATATCCCCCAAGGTGGGAGTTACAGTGACGCAGCCGGCCATGGTGTGAGGGCTGGTCTGATGGTTGCAGAGAGTGGGTTCCGGACACATTGCTGGCCGTGGCCTTGGCTGCCAGGTGGAGGAGCTGGCCCAGAGCAGGGTGGGAAATAAGGACTAAGGGGAAGGCTAACCCTCCCTGTGGGGCTCTACAAGCCAGTCATGCAGAACTGACTGCTTTCTGCAAATTCCCCATGATGGAGAAAGCACTCGATTGGGCCTGAGATAGACCCAGAGGACATGAGGAGCTGCCAAGATACGCTCCTCCAAGCTCCAAGGGCACCGAAGCCGATGTGCGTGCCTGCGTtgagaacagagcagagagcccagacacTGCGAAACTCCCATCGCACTAGGATTTCTGTCTGGCAGATGGGCTGCGGGTCCAGCCATcagcccagggaggggctgggggcttcctggaggagggagcgTAGGCTGAACCTGGAAGAGCCTGCAGGGCCCGGGAGCCGGGAAGGGGGCTTGGCCTGACCCGGCCGGCCGTGTGTGTCTCCTCGTAGTGGTGCCCTTCCAGGAAGTGTGGGGCCGCAGCTACTGCCGGGCGCTGGAGAAGCTGGTGGACATCGTGTCGGAGTACCCCAGCGAGGTGGAGCACATCTTCAGCCCATCCTGCGTCTCCCTGATGCGCTGCACGGGCTGCTGCGGCGACGAGAACCTGCACTGTGTGCCCATAGAGACCGTCAATGTCACCATGCAGGTGGGCGCCCAGGAGGGAGGAGAGCGGGCCGCCGTCACAGTCATGGGAACTGGAACTGACTCCCAGGCACGAGCTCTCCCCACCCACGCCTGTGCCAGCTTGGAGGCCACTCGCTTCCTCCATTACCAGCGCTCTGGGCCTCGAGCTTGGTCCCACCCCAAGATCTAAGGGTACCTGATTGCGCTTGGAAAAGAAGTGTGTTCAGATTCAAGAAGTCCCTGTGTATACCGGGAGCATTTGGCACTCTGAGCTTTGCgctcatgtacacacacacacacacacacacacacacactggtttattgagcacttgctagTGAGGCCCAGCCCTGTGCAAGGCGCCTCATAAATGCAACTTCTGTTACCTCAACGTTCAGTCCCTCGAGGCAAGGCTGAGGAGGGCCAGGGTCTCCCTCGACCCACTCAGAGCAGAACGAGAGTACGTCGCGCAAAGGCTGGTGGGAAGCAAGGAGTCTGGCCCTCCCCGCAAGGAGAGGGTGGAGAGGATATTGCAAGCCCACAGCCACCCCCCAATCCAGGCATCCAACCCTTCTCTCCCCGAAGGTCCTAAAGATCCGTGCGAAGGCCCGGCCCTCCTACGTGGAGCTCACGTTCTCTCAGCACATCCGCTGCGAGTGTAGGTAGGTCCTCGGGAGCGGCTGGGACAGGCCCTTCGTACTCTGCAGCCTCAGCCAAGTGGCTGCCCAGCCCCCCTGCACCTTCCTCGTGGCTGAGGGAGACCAAGGAAGTCGGGGGCCAGTGACAGCTTTTTATCCCCCTTTTATCCCTCTCATCGGCCTGGTTGGCCTGGGGAAGGGGTCCCATCCGCTGGAGCACAGCTGCCCGAGACACCATGGGGGTAGCAGGAGCCTGGGTCCCTCCTAGATGTGCAGGGGCAGGGGGCACACTGTCCCGCTCCCTGAGATGGGAGGGAGCTGCCGCAGCCCTGGAAGAGAAGCGTGGGGCGAAGACATTGCTGGCCTAGACATTGTCCCGGGTCTGGCTGGTCCGCTGGGGAAGGGGACACTGGactgaggggcagagagggacgAGCTCGCCAGGAGAAAGGCAGTAGAAAGTAGGAGTCGTGGGCTTTCTTTAAAGTCATGCCTCCACCTGAAGGACACTCTGCCCAGCACCGGTCTTTCTGCCTTTGCCCAGGGCACCCTGCACGAGTGACCAGGAGCAGCAGGCCCGGCACTTCCACCAGGCTcgggaggagagagacaggctGCAACCTGGTACTCTCCTGGTACCCCTGAGCCGTGGACAGAGGTGCCGGACTAGCGGTCCTGAGCCCTGTCCTGGAGCCAGGAGACGGGGGGGACCACCATTTCTCGTGTGCACCTCTTCTGTGCCTAGTTCCACGCTAGGCCCTTGAATGTTTTCTCagttattcaacaaacatttattgactgcctgctgtatgccaggcactgtcctagatGCTTGGGATGCAGTAGTGAGCAAGGCAGACAAGGTTCCTCCTCTCGTGACAACCCTGGGAGGTAGTAGGTACTGTTGTCGTCCCCTTTGatggagaaggaaactgaggcttggaacAGTTACATTATTTGCCACGACTAGTGAGTGAACCCCCGCCCGTCTAACACCTGAGCCTGTCCTTTCTCGTGCTACCTTGCCCGGCCATGACCACATTCTTCAGGAGCCCCAGCACTGCCCTGGGCTTGCCCTGCCTACTGCCCAGGGCTCTGGCCACCCCTTTTGGACCCAAGCCCAGGCTCCAGGCCCTCTTCTCTGTACCTCTGTTGGAGGCCCTGTTTCAATCCGTTTCCTCCCTTCCGTCCTGGCCAGGGCTTAGCCACATAACAATAGTTCAGTAGTGAGCCCTCCCGGGCACAGTGCCACCGGTGACCTTTACCTTCTATGTCACCTTTGCCCTCATAGCTACTTTTTGGGGGCAGGCAgactggggagactgaggccccaAGAGTGTCTCTTAGGGCCCCAAGATGGCAGAGACATGACCAGGCTGCCCAAGAGGCCCCGACTGGCCCAGGCAGGGCCCGGTGCTGGCTCCCAGCGGAGGTAGCTGCCCTAGGGCAGCATTCTGTGGCACCAAAGTGGACGGTTACCACActgccctcaccccctcccctgttCCCAGGGGAGAATGAGGCCCTGTCCCCTTCCAGAGGTCTGGGCAACAGGGACACCTTTCTTCTCACTTCTGGGCCACTAGCCACAGCCCCGCCAGGCTGAGCCAGACCATGCCTGGTGACTGTGGGGCTCGGGCTCCCCTCCCTCCATTCCACCCCCTCCCGCACTCCCCCTGCTGTTGCCTGCTGTGGCATGTgtccccagggtgggggtggcagtTGTGCCCTGACAGGCAGAACCTCAGCTGGGGGCAACCATCCTCCCGCCCAGGGCCCTGCCCTCATTCACTGTCCTTGCAGAAACTCCCACAATGCActctgggaggaagggcaggtaCAAGGGAAGGAAGTGAACAGAGAAAGTCAGCAGAGAACAAACTCACAAGGCCACACGCTTGATACCAAGAGGCTGAGGAGTGCAGAAGGGTGTGGAAAGGGGCCAGAAGAGGAGATTCCTGTCTCTCCTCTTGGGGTCACAGAGCCTAGAGTGGAAGCTGAAGCCCAGAGGCCTCTGCCCATCCCTCTCTCACCGGCTCATCCTGCCCCCTAGTGGCGCCAGTACTAACTGCAGGACCCAGACTCTGGAGGTCTGAGAGAtgtgggggtggcggggagccCCACTTGGCTTCCTGACTCTCCCCCCGTCTCTGTCTGTTTTTCTAGGCCTCTGTGGGAGAAGATGAAGGCAGAAAGGTAAGTGGCCTGGCCGGGGCTCTGGGCTATTCTCGGGCCTGCCAGTCCCTGTCCTAGCATGGGGGCCCCCCCAGCCACTTGGTCTTGACGCTTTTGGCTTATTGCAGGAGGAGACCCAAgggcagggggaagaggaagagagagaagcagagacccACAGACTGCCACCTGTGAGTGTGCGGAGGCGGGGAGCAGGGATGGCAAGGAGGCCGGGCCAAAGGGGAGCCCCAGTCCTGCCTGCAGGGATCAGCGGTCGGGAAGGGGAACAGCGAGGCCCAGGGCAGTCTTGCGGCAGAACAGGGAGCAGACATCTCCTAGAGAACCTAGGGCCCAGGAAACATCAGGGGACCTCGGTCCTCGATCTGGCTTAGCCCCACGTCTCCGCATGGCCCTGAACAAGTCATGTCACCGCTCTGAGCCCTGTTTGTCTCTGTGTGTAGAAGGAGGGGAGCCTAGTGGTACTGGGGAGGCGCAACCCCCCATCAGCTCCCAGGCCCGTGTTTTTGCCAGCCCTCTGCGTCCCACCCAAGCAGGGGACCTTGAGGGGCCCCtagcttcctctttccctctcagcGTTACCTGCCCATCTTGGCTTCACACCTGGAGGCCCAGACTGCAGCCCAGGCCTGCGTGTGGCTGGGAGAGGATTAgagtcggggttggggggggggctcaaATCTGTGAGAATAAATAGTAAAAGT contains these protein-coding regions:
- the PGF gene encoding placenta growth factor isoform X1, producing the protein MPAMRLFTCFLQLLAGLALPAVPPQQWALSAGNGSSEVEVVPFQEVWGRSYCRALEKLVDIVSEYPSEVEHIFSPSCVSLMRCTGCCGDENLHCVPIETVNVTMQVLKIRAKARPSYVELTFSQHIRCECRPLWEKMKAERRRPKGRGKRKREKQRPTDCHLCGHTVPRR
- the PGF gene encoding placenta growth factor isoform X2, with translation MPAMRLFTCFLQLLAGLALPAVPPQQWALSAGNGSSEVEVVPFQEVWGRSYCRALEKLVDIVSEYPSEVEHIFSPSCVSLMRCTGCCGDENLHCVPIETVNVTMQVLKIRAKARPSYVELTFSQHIRCECRPLWEKMKAERCGHTVPRR